In Variovorax paradoxus, a single genomic region encodes these proteins:
- a CDS encoding nuclease-related domain-containing protein, translating into MTTALHKAPARPLLTLAGHGHTQTEADAHARRSFSIDDAQANNTATMLAMQQLTSAFGPAFSRMHVRQDFVIPMYEGSAVPTARFDVTLVCEAGVYLFEVKGWRNAVVYRKTSARALPRWFLRQHDHSLAREVKDPAWQCGRKTTHLRNLLPPDLRVQYFVLLPCEGVELEGVMPTAVITPQDLPYIARVARNNGRNDQGYPLLDDAAIDRTLRLLDDLQGDLTLADHMRNSRENGREKSARVHVRPAHPGVLNLQ; encoded by the coding sequence ATGACCACTGCCTTGCATAAAGCCCCCGCCCGTCCCCTGCTCACGCTGGCCGGCCACGGGCACACCCAGACGGAAGCCGATGCGCATGCGCGCCGCTCGTTCTCCATCGACGACGCGCAGGCGAACAACACGGCGACCATGCTCGCCATGCAGCAGCTCACCAGCGCGTTCGGCCCCGCGTTCAGCCGCATGCACGTGCGGCAGGACTTCGTCATTCCCATGTACGAAGGCAGCGCCGTGCCCACGGCCCGCTTCGACGTGACCCTGGTGTGCGAGGCCGGCGTGTACCTGTTCGAGGTGAAGGGCTGGCGCAATGCGGTGGTCTACCGCAAGACCTCGGCGCGCGCGCTGCCGCGCTGGTTCCTGCGCCAGCACGACCACTCGCTGGCCCGCGAGGTGAAAGACCCCGCCTGGCAGTGCGGCCGCAAGACCACGCACCTGCGCAACCTGCTGCCGCCCGACCTGCGCGTGCAGTACTTCGTGCTGCTGCCCTGCGAGGGCGTCGAGCTCGAAGGCGTAATGCCCACCGCGGTGATCACGCCTCAAGACTTGCCGTACATCGCCCGCGTGGCGCGCAACAACGGGCGCAACGACCAGGGCTATCCGCTGCTGGACGACGCCGCGATCGACCGCACGCTGCGGCTGCTGGACGATCTGCAGGGCGACCTGACGCTGGCCGACCACATGCGCAACAGCCGCGAAAACGGCCGCGAAAAAAGCGCGCGCGTGCACGTGCGCCCCGCGCACCCCGGCGTGCTGAATCTTCAATGA
- a CDS encoding response regulator transcription factor — protein MSRILLVEEGREAASVLREELHHAGHEIEHVEDGAIALHRILTEPPALTLLDVALPHVSGLQILEKVRARSDHPIIMLTARSDEADRLRGFELGADDYVCKPFSPREVAVRVHVVLRRYAQRQRVTRPQVPITFGAVRGCAILDGHYLPLTRRESLLLRALSQEPGRVLTRSKLLEAAFPEALDVNERVVDTHIKNLRKKLATVSAAHDWIRSVYGVGFSWESRARQDA, from the coding sequence ATGAGTCGCATCCTGTTGGTGGAGGAAGGCCGCGAGGCCGCGTCGGTGCTGCGCGAAGAACTGCACCATGCGGGCCATGAGATCGAGCATGTCGAGGACGGCGCGATTGCGCTGCACCGCATCCTGACCGAGCCGCCCGCGCTCACGCTTCTGGACGTGGCGCTGCCGCACGTGAGCGGGCTGCAGATCCTGGAGAAGGTCCGCGCGCGCAGCGACCATCCCATCATCATGCTGACGGCGCGCAGCGACGAGGCCGACCGGCTGCGCGGCTTCGAGCTGGGCGCGGACGACTACGTGTGCAAACCCTTCTCGCCGCGCGAGGTGGCGGTGCGCGTGCACGTGGTGCTGCGCCGCTATGCGCAGCGCCAGCGCGTGACGCGGCCGCAGGTGCCGATCACCTTCGGCGCGGTGCGCGGCTGCGCGATCCTCGACGGGCACTACCTGCCGCTCACGCGCCGAGAGTCGCTGCTGCTGCGCGCGCTGTCGCAAGAGCCCGGGCGCGTGCTCACCCGCTCGAAGCTGCTGGAGGCCGCCTTTCCCGAGGCGCTGGACGTGAACGAGCGTGTGGTCGACACGCACATCAAGAACCTGCGCAAGAAGCTCGCTACCGTCTCGGCGGCGCACGACTGGATCCGCTCGGTGTACGGCGTCGGCTTCTCATGGGAATCGCGGGCCCGGCAGGACGCCTGA
- a CDS encoding LPS-assembly protein LptD: MKSRWRGWPLPSMALSLMLLLHARSAIAQETQESWIEAPMTLRRTPQLTETIPQAERGMRPSLVDGDRISGRPDLEVVVEGDASLRRGDTHVTADRLTYQPPGDLATATGNVHLNQGGNVYEGPELHLKVESFEGFFNHVRYTLLETGAHGEAERIDFVDPNVSVARHATYTTCLRENYAGWVPAWMLSAVTLTTDNETNLATATDARISFLGLTTPSLPSVSFPLNNARQSGLLPPVIGFDTTNGFEYLQPYYWNIAPNRDLTLYPEIMSNRGVNLGTEFRYLEKDYSGQIRVDEMPSDSLRDRNRWGLWAKHDQKLDPKPFGLDSLTTSFNINRVSDDDYWRDFSHTPTLTSRQLTNEADLNWTKGDWSGQARTLSYQTLQYAASPITPSYNRVPQVTANYNKYDWHGLDVSGTLDYTRFQVDSAYAPTLNGIKQPDGERVVGNLQISRPWVAPGGFFIPKLLLHTASYQLASPLADGRTSITSVVPTVSLDSGLVFERDTSLFGSAWRQTLEPRAFYVHTPYRDQSQLPVYDTAANDVSFATLYTENAFSGNDRVSDTNTLTTGVTTRLIDPVTGAESARFGIAQRFRFSDQNVTLPGGTAVTDRSGDFILGGQVHWNPKWSIDGLAQYNMDTGKSTRDALTLRYTPAQYHTLTAAFRYQADSTTTANDGTKTVDFNWQWPLSDLTGGLMGGKSAADPGRWYAVGRLSYSLHDRALSDSLVGAEYNACCWVGRIVLERLVTGRATPDTRLMFQIQFNGFGNIGSNPTSTLLQNIQGYQPLNQSTQQPSRFTNYD, translated from the coding sequence ATGAAATCACGCTGGCGCGGCTGGCCGCTGCCGTCGATGGCGCTTTCGCTCATGCTCCTGCTGCACGCCCGCAGCGCCATCGCGCAGGAAACGCAGGAAAGCTGGATCGAAGCCCCCATGACGCTGCGGCGCACGCCGCAGCTGACCGAAACCATTCCGCAGGCCGAGCGCGGCATGCGCCCCAGCTTGGTGGACGGCGACCGCATTTCCGGCCGGCCCGATCTCGAGGTGGTGGTGGAAGGCGATGCGTCGCTGCGGCGCGGCGACACCCACGTCACCGCCGACCGCCTCACCTACCAGCCGCCCGGCGACCTCGCCACGGCCACCGGCAACGTGCACCTGAACCAGGGCGGCAACGTGTACGAAGGGCCCGAGCTGCACCTGAAGGTCGAGAGCTTCGAGGGCTTCTTCAACCACGTGCGCTACACGCTGCTGGAGACCGGCGCGCACGGCGAGGCCGAGCGCATCGACTTCGTCGACCCGAACGTTTCGGTGGCGCGGCATGCCACCTACACCACCTGCCTGCGCGAGAACTACGCCGGCTGGGTGCCCGCGTGGATGCTGAGCGCGGTGACGCTGACCACCGACAACGAGACCAACCTGGCCACCGCCACCGACGCGCGGATCAGCTTCCTGGGCCTGACCACGCCTTCGCTGCCGTCGGTGAGCTTTCCGCTGAACAACGCGCGCCAGAGCGGCCTGCTGCCGCCGGTGATCGGCTTCGACACCACCAACGGCTTCGAGTACCTGCAGCCCTACTACTGGAACATCGCGCCCAACCGCGACCTCACGCTGTACCCCGAGATCATGAGCAACCGCGGCGTGAACCTGGGCACCGAGTTCCGCTACCTCGAGAAGGACTACAGCGGCCAGATCCGCGTCGACGAGATGCCCAGCGATAGCCTGCGCGATCGCAACCGCTGGGGCCTGTGGGCCAAGCACGACCAGAAGCTGGACCCCAAGCCCTTCGGGCTCGATTCGCTGACCACCTCGTTCAACATCAACCGCGTGAGCGACGACGACTACTGGCGCGACTTCTCGCACACGCCCACGCTGACCTCGCGCCAGCTCACCAACGAGGCCGACCTGAACTGGACCAAGGGCGACTGGAGCGGGCAGGCGCGCACGCTCTCTTACCAGACGCTGCAATACGCGGCCTCGCCGATCACGCCCTCGTACAACCGCGTGCCGCAGGTCACTGCCAACTACAACAAGTACGACTGGCATGGCCTGGACGTGTCGGGCACGCTGGACTACACGCGCTTCCAGGTCGACTCGGCCTATGCGCCCACGCTCAACGGCATCAAGCAGCCCGATGGCGAGCGCGTGGTGGGCAACCTTCAGATCAGCCGGCCGTGGGTCGCGCCGGGTGGCTTCTTCATTCCGAAGCTGCTGCTGCATACCGCCTCCTACCAGCTCGCGTCGCCACTGGCGGACGGCCGCACCAGCATCACCAGCGTGGTGCCGACGGTGAGCCTGGACAGCGGGCTGGTGTTCGAGCGCGACACCAGCCTCTTCGGCAGCGCCTGGCGCCAGACGCTGGAGCCGCGCGCCTTCTACGTGCACACGCCCTACCGCGACCAGAGCCAGTTGCCGGTGTACGACACCGCCGCCAACGACGTGAGCTTTGCCACGCTCTATACCGAGAACGCGTTCTCGGGCAACGACCGTGTATCGGACACCAACACGCTCACCACCGGCGTGACGACGCGGCTGATCGACCCTGTGACCGGCGCGGAGTCGGCGCGCTTCGGCATCGCGCAGCGTTTTCGCTTCAGCGACCAGAACGTGACGCTGCCCGGCGGCACGGCCGTGACGGACCGTTCGGGCGACTTCATCCTGGGCGGGCAGGTGCACTGGAATCCGAAGTGGAGCATCGACGGCCTGGCGCAGTACAACATGGACACGGGCAAGTCGACACGCGACGCGCTCACGCTGCGCTACACGCCGGCGCAGTACCACACGCTCACCGCGGCCTTCCGCTACCAGGCGGACAGCACGACGACGGCGAACGACGGCACGAAGACGGTCGACTTCAACTGGCAGTGGCCGTTGAGCGACCTGACGGGCGGGCTGATGGGTGGCAAGTCGGCGGCGGACCCGGGGCGCTGGTATGCGGTGGGCCGGCTGAGCTACAGCCTGCACGATCGCGCGCTGTCGGACAGCCTGGTGGGCGCGGAGTACAACGCCTGCTGCTGGGTGGGCCGCATCGTGCTCGAGCGGCTGGTGACAGGCCGCGCCACGCCCGACACGCGGTTGATGTTCCAGATCCAGTTCAATGGCTTCGGCAACATCGGCTCGAATCCGACGAGCACGCTGCTGCAGAACATCCAGGGGTATCAGCCGCTGAACCAGTCTACGCAGCAGCCTAGCCGGTTTACGAACTACGACTGA
- a CDS encoding ABC transporter substrate-binding protein, with protein MSNKTVFRLATIGACLGAASLLAHADQWSDISQRKELRCGTFADVPPFAAPDPKTREMVGHDVDLCNAVAKELGLVAKITPLSVEARVPEVKLGRVDVTIANLAYTKSRGEQIQFSDPYYVAKEMLAVKASDPGTTKADFKGKRLSSTKGSTSEMSIKMNGSEPVTFQDTGSAFMAVQQNKSVGMVANTMTITKLVNQSKTGGVALKMIADPMVLQPVGIGMKKDEPALLAKVNGALYALEKSGELDRIWAKWLGPNTEYKMVREEKVTPLADLKFELLP; from the coding sequence ATGTCGAACAAGACCGTCTTCCGCCTCGCCACCATCGGCGCTTGTCTGGGCGCAGCGTCCCTGCTGGCGCACGCCGACCAGTGGAGCGACATCAGCCAGCGCAAGGAGCTGCGCTGCGGCACCTTCGCCGACGTGCCTCCGTTCGCCGCGCCCGACCCGAAGACGCGCGAGATGGTGGGCCACGACGTGGACCTGTGCAATGCCGTGGCCAAGGAGCTGGGCTTGGTCGCCAAGATCACGCCGCTGTCTGTGGAGGCGCGTGTGCCCGAAGTCAAGCTCGGCCGCGTCGACGTGACCATCGCCAACCTGGCCTACACCAAGAGCCGCGGCGAGCAGATCCAGTTCAGCGACCCGTACTACGTGGCCAAGGAAATGCTGGCCGTGAAGGCCTCCGATCCCGGCACGACCAAGGCCGACTTCAAGGGCAAGCGCCTGAGCTCGACCAAGGGCTCCACCTCGGAAATGTCGATCAAGATGAACGGCTCCGAGCCCGTCACCTTCCAGGACACGGGCTCGGCCTTCATGGCGGTGCAGCAGAACAAGTCGGTCGGCATGGTGGCCAACACCATGACCATCACCAAGCTGGTCAACCAGTCGAAGACCGGCGGCGTGGCGCTGAAGATGATCGCCGACCCGATGGTGCTGCAGCCCGTGGGCATCGGCATGAAGAAGGACGAGCCCGCGCTGCTGGCCAAGGTGAACGGCGCGCTCTACGCGCTGGAGAAGTCGGGCGAGCTCGACCGCATCTGGGCCAAGTGGCTGGGCCCGAACACCGAATACAAGATGGTGCGCGAAGAAAAGGTCACGCCGCTGGCGGACCTGAAGTTCGAACTGCTGCCTTGA
- a CDS encoding amino acid ABC transporter ATP-binding protein: protein MILFSDINKWYGDYQALADINAEVKKGEVVVVCGPSGSGKSTLIRTVNRLEEVKSGQLLFDGHDIHAPMGSAALNRLRSRIGFVFQSFNLFPHLSVLENIMLSPMRVLGVKRADAKTKAGQLLERVGLSSKAGAYPAQLSGGQQQRVAIARALAMEPPAMLFDEPTSALDPEMVGEVLSVMRGLAHDGMTMMCVTHEMNFAREVADRIWFMDAGRILEKADPETFFRSPQHPRAQRFLSDLRAH, encoded by the coding sequence ATGATCCTGTTTTCCGACATCAACAAGTGGTACGGCGACTACCAGGCGCTGGCCGACATCAATGCCGAAGTGAAAAAGGGCGAAGTCGTGGTGGTCTGCGGGCCTTCGGGCTCCGGCAAGTCCACGCTGATCCGCACCGTGAACCGGCTGGAAGAAGTGAAGTCGGGCCAGCTGCTGTTCGACGGCCACGACATCCACGCGCCCATGGGCAGCGCGGCGCTGAACAGGCTGCGCAGCCGCATCGGCTTCGTGTTCCAGAGCTTCAACCTGTTCCCGCACCTGTCGGTGCTGGAGAACATCATGCTGTCGCCGATGCGCGTGCTCGGCGTGAAGCGCGCCGACGCGAAGACCAAGGCCGGGCAGCTGCTCGAGCGCGTGGGGCTTTCGAGCAAGGCGGGCGCCTATCCGGCACAGCTGTCGGGCGGCCAGCAGCAGCGCGTGGCCATCGCCCGCGCGCTGGCCATGGAGCCGCCGGCCATGCTGTTCGACGAACCCACCAGCGCGCTCGACCCCGAGATGGTCGGCGAGGTGCTGTCGGTCATGCGCGGTCTGGCCCACGACGGCATGACCATGATGTGCGTCACCCACGAGATGAACTTCGCCCGCGAGGTGGCCGACCGCATCTGGTTCATGGACGCGGGCCGCATCCTGGAGAAGGCCGACCCCGAGACCTTCTTTCGCAGTCCGCAGCATCCGCGCGCGCAGCGCTTCCTGTCGGACCTTCGCGCGCACTGA
- a CDS encoding amino acid ABC transporter permease, giving the protein MYSVYEILRDNWLLLLVGQYPSGPLGGIVATLILSVLGIVLAFPLSVLLALARLSPWRLLRWPATVLVYVVRGVPLLMVILWVYFLVPILIGREVSGFTTMLCTLVIYEGAYLSEVVRAGILSLPKGQSEAARALGHSHLGTMWFVILPQALYNMLPSMLSQFISTIKETTLGYVINVQELTFAANQINNQLLTKPFQVFFILALTYYVVCFSLTQLAQWLERRIAHKRLGATPVKPAEEGASLPTSPATPAPTVATLP; this is encoded by the coding sequence ATGTACAGCGTCTACGAAATTCTTCGCGACAACTGGTTGCTGCTGCTGGTCGGCCAGTACCCGAGCGGCCCGCTCGGCGGCATCGTCGCCACCCTGATCCTGTCGGTGCTGGGCATCGTGCTGGCCTTTCCGCTGTCGGTGCTGCTGGCGCTGGCACGGTTGTCGCCCTGGCGGCTGCTGCGCTGGCCCGCCACCGTGCTGGTGTACGTGGTGCGCGGCGTGCCGCTGCTCATGGTGATTCTGTGGGTCTACTTTCTCGTGCCGATCCTCATCGGGCGCGAGGTGTCGGGCTTCACCACCATGCTGTGCACGCTGGTGATCTACGAAGGCGCCTACCTGTCGGAGGTGGTGCGCGCCGGCATCCTCTCGCTGCCCAAGGGGCAGAGCGAGGCGGCGCGCGCGCTCGGCCACAGCCACCTGGGCACCATGTGGTTCGTGATCCTGCCGCAGGCGCTCTACAACATGCTGCCCAGCATGCTGAGCCAGTTCATCTCCACCATCAAGGAGACCACGCTGGGCTACGTGATCAACGTGCAGGAACTCACCTTCGCGGCCAACCAGATCAACAACCAGCTGCTGACCAAGCCGTTCCAGGTGTTCTTCATCCTGGCGCTGACGTACTACGTCGTGTGCTTCAGCCTCACGCAGCTGGCGCAGTGGCTGGAGCGGCGCATCGCCCACAAGCGGCTCGGCGCCACGCCGGTGAAGCCGGCCGAGGAGGGCGCGTCGCTGCCCACCTCTCCCGCCACCCCGGCACCCACGGTGGCGACCCTGCCATGA
- a CDS encoding amino acid ABC transporter permease encodes MKDFDLLAILLKPEFGDMLLHGLQETLKIAAGSWLLAMAMAVLLLVVRLTPNRIAERVVAGYVSYHRNVPTLVQLMFWYFGIFSVLPDALQRWLSAHNAETLLSIVALGLCQAAYFSEDMRSGLRAIPAGQAEAARALGHGYIGSMRFVMLPQAIRNAVPALVNHSVSLFKNSSLAMAIGVAELTHAVKEIESQSFRTFEAYSVATVLYLVCSLLIMAVGGWLSRRYRIVGAR; translated from the coding sequence ATGAAGGACTTCGACCTGCTGGCGATCCTGCTGAAACCGGAGTTCGGCGACATGCTGCTGCACGGTCTGCAGGAGACGCTGAAGATCGCGGCGGGCTCGTGGCTGCTGGCCATGGCCATGGCCGTGCTGCTGCTGGTGGTGCGGCTCACGCCGAACCGCATCGCCGAGCGCGTGGTGGCCGGCTATGTCTCCTACCACCGCAATGTGCCCACGCTGGTGCAGCTCATGTTCTGGTACTTCGGCATCTTCAGCGTGCTGCCCGACGCGCTGCAGCGCTGGCTGTCGGCGCACAACGCGGAGACGCTGCTGTCGATCGTCGCGCTGGGCCTGTGCCAGGCCGCCTACTTCAGCGAAGACATGCGCTCCGGCCTGCGCGCCATTCCCGCCGGGCAGGCCGAGGCCGCGCGCGCGCTGGGCCACGGCTACATCGGCTCCATGCGCTTCGTGATGCTGCCGCAGGCCATCCGCAACGCGGTGCCGGCGCTGGTGAACCACAGCGTGTCGCTCTTCAAGAACAGCAGTTTGGCCATGGCCATCGGCGTGGCCGAGCTCACGCACGCGGTGAAGGAAATCGAGAGCCAGAGCTTTCGCACCTTCGAGGCCTACAGCGTGGCCACGGTGCTGTACCTGGTGTGCTCGCTGCTCATCATGGCCGTGGGCGGATGGTTGTCGCGGCGCTACCGCATCGTCGGTGCAAGATAA
- a CDS encoding SDR family oxidoreductase: MPFSDYKTALVTGASSGIGAAVVERLSKEGLKVHALARSADKLADLAARTGCIAHAIDVSDLAGITRLAQEVEFDVLVNNAGVDRPGSILKADAEGIDLLVDVNLRAVLHLCRLVVPGMAARDRGHVVNISSIAAAYNFGGNSTYHATKAAVSMLSRQLRIDCFGKRVRVTEICPGRVATDIFAHVHGDSEETYKRFVEGYELPQAEDIANAIAFAIAAPIAVNVGHMEITPTLQVPGGLSTTRPETPRD; this comes from the coding sequence ATGCCTTTTTCCGACTACAAGACCGCGCTGGTGACTGGAGCCTCATCGGGCATCGGCGCCGCCGTCGTCGAACGCCTCAGCAAGGAAGGCCTGAAGGTCCACGCACTGGCGCGCAGCGCCGACAAGCTGGCCGACCTGGCCGCGCGCACCGGCTGCATCGCGCACGCCATCGACGTGAGCGACCTCGCGGGCATCACCCGCCTCGCGCAGGAAGTGGAGTTCGACGTGCTGGTCAACAACGCCGGCGTGGACCGCCCCGGCTCCATCCTCAAGGCCGACGCCGAAGGCATCGACCTGCTGGTGGACGTCAACCTGCGCGCGGTGCTGCACCTGTGCCGGCTCGTGGTGCCCGGCATGGCGGCGCGCGACCGCGGCCACGTGGTCAACATCAGCTCCATTGCGGCCGCCTACAACTTCGGCGGCAACAGCACCTACCACGCGACCAAGGCGGCGGTGAGCATGCTGTCGCGCCAGCTGCGCATCGACTGCTTCGGCAAGCGCGTGCGCGTCACCGAGATCTGCCCGGGGCGCGTGGCCACCGACATCTTCGCGCACGTGCACGGCGACTCCGAGGAAACCTACAAGCGCTTCGTCGAAGGCTACGAACTGCCGCAGGCCGAAGACATCGCCAACGCCATCGCCTTCGCCATTGCCGCGCCCATCGCGGTGAACGTGGGCCACATGGAAATCACGCCCACGCTGCAAGTGCCGGGCGGCCTGTCGACCACGCGGCCGGAAACGCCGCGCGACTGA
- a CDS encoding LamB/YcsF family protein — MDIDLNADLGEGFGPWRMGEDEALLDIVSSANVACGFHAGDPVIMDRTVRMARQRGVDVGAHVGFPDLMGFGRRQMQIETKELVSYVLYQLSALAGMARTAGHRMTHMSFHGALGNMAAADAALAEPLVRAVADFDPSLTVSTSASRAIEGAAERCGLRVRTTFLADRACGDDGLLVPRKLPGAVIHEREAVLARVRQLLEDGTVTSSTGKKIPMRVHSILLHGDTPGAVELARAVRGVVEQAGRIVPISRQSN; from the coding sequence ATGGACATCGACCTGAACGCAGACCTCGGTGAAGGCTTCGGCCCCTGGCGCATGGGCGAGGACGAAGCCCTGCTCGACATCGTCTCTTCCGCCAATGTCGCCTGCGGCTTCCACGCCGGCGATCCGGTCATCATGGACCGCACCGTTCGCATGGCGCGCCAGCGCGGCGTCGATGTCGGCGCGCACGTGGGCTTTCCCGACCTGATGGGCTTCGGCCGCCGGCAGATGCAGATCGAGACAAAAGAACTGGTCTCTTACGTGCTCTACCAGCTCAGCGCGCTCGCCGGCATGGCGCGCACGGCAGGCCACCGCATGACGCACATGAGCTTCCACGGCGCGCTCGGCAACATGGCCGCGGCCGACGCCGCGCTGGCCGAGCCGCTGGTGCGCGCCGTGGCCGACTTCGACCCCTCGCTCACCGTCAGCACCTCCGCCAGCCGCGCCATCGAAGGCGCCGCCGAGCGCTGCGGCCTGCGCGTGCGCACCACCTTCCTGGCCGACCGCGCCTGCGGCGACGACGGCCTGCTCGTGCCTCGCAAGCTGCCCGGCGCCGTGATCCACGAGCGCGAGGCGGTGCTGGCGCGCGTGCGCCAGCTTCTGGAGGACGGCACCGTCACCAGCAGCACCGGCAAGAAGATCCCGATGCGCGTGCATTCGATCCTGCTGCACGGCGACACGCCCGGCGCCGTCGAGCTGGCCCGCGCCGTGCGTGGCGTGGTCGAGCAGGCGGGGCGCATCGTGCCCATCTCCAGGCAATCGAACTGA
- a CDS encoding acetyl-CoA carboxylase biotin carboxyl carrier protein: MQDTALRAPELAAWLANTDIGLLELRTPTGTLRLGRQGDNIVELPEEETEETESVQVKAPSVGTYLHSHPSAPAALASVGQRVNPGQVIGLLNIGPLLLPVTAPQTGIVDAIHVANGAAVGYGTVLIDLHPL; encoded by the coding sequence ATGCAGGACACAGCACTGCGTGCACCAGAACTAGCCGCCTGGTTGGCGAACACCGACATCGGCCTGCTCGAGCTGCGCACACCAACCGGCACCCTGCGCCTGGGCAGGCAAGGCGACAACATCGTCGAACTGCCCGAAGAAGAAACAGAAGAAACAGAGAGCGTGCAAGTCAAGGCTCCTTCTGTCGGCACCTACCTGCACAGCCACCCGTCCGCCCCAGCCGCCCTTGCGAGCGTGGGCCAGCGCGTGAACCCCGGCCAGGTCATCGGGCTCCTGAACATCGGCCCGCTCCTGCTGCCTGTGACCGCACCCCAGACAGGCATCGTCGATGCCATCCACGTGGCAAACGGTGCTGCCGTCGGTTACGGCACGGTACTCATCGACCTGCACCCCCTCTGA